The genomic region TGGGTGATGCCGCCCTCACAGTGTCCCGATTGCAGTACCGAACTCGTCGATGGCACGGTCGGAACCGGCACGAAAGAACTGGTCGTCAAACCCGATACCGAGGACGGCGGACTGCTCGGGTTGGGTGGCTGGCAGACCACGACTGCCAAGTGCTGCCCCGAGTGCGGTCGCGTCCTGCTCTACGCCGACGACTGAGACCGCGAGACCGCCGACCGACTGTTTATGCCGGAAGCCGCGGCCAATCGTGGCGTGACCTGACCACGGACGTCCGTCGGTTCGCGGGTGTGCGGCACCCCAGCGGACGACCCCACCAATCCATTCCAGACAGTGCCGCCTGTCCGCCACCAGCCTACGGGTTCAGCCCCTTGAGCGCCGACCGGAAGAACACCAGCACGGGGATGATCTCCAGCCGACCGACCCACATGTTCAGGAGGAACATCGTCTCGGCGACGACCGGCATGTCGGGACCGGTGATGCCCGTCGAGAGGCCGACGTTGCCCTGGGCGCTCGCCACCTCGAACAGCGCGTCAGCGTAGCTGAAACCCGGCCCGGCAACGTTGACCAGCACCAGGCTCGTCGCGAGCAGCAGGATGAGCCAGAGCATGCTGACGATGGCCGCCTCGGAGAACTCGCGGTCCATCTCCTCGCGCCCGAGTGTTCGGTCGCCGATGTCGACGTTGACCACGGCATTCGCCGGCAGGAACACCCGGGAGAACTGCCACTGGATGCCCTTCGAGACGGTGTAGCCGCGGATTATCTTGATGCCGCCGACGGTCGACCCGGCCGCGCCACCCATCGTCATCGCGCCCGAGATGAGCAGTTTCCCGCCGTCGGACCACCTGCCGATGGGCGAGGACTGGAAGCCGGTGCACGAGAGCGCGCTGACCCACTGGAACGTCGCGTCCCTGATAGCGTCGAACTGGGCGGTCGAGAGGGTGGGTAGCGGTGACGGGACGGTCGCCCCGTACCCCGCCGACGCGAGGCCCACGAACAGGTTCTGTGCGGCGAGCACGACGATTCCCCCGCCGAGCAGCAGGAACAGCCAGCGCGTCTGGAGGTCCTCGACCAGCTCGCGCCATCTGCCGTCCGAGAGGATGGCGTAGTGGATGGGGAACGCGATAGCACCGAGTGTCATCACCGGCAGGAGGACGGACTCGATGAGCGGTGAGTTGTACGTCTCCATCGAGTTGTCCGTCACGGAGAAACCCCCGGTCGAGAGCGCCGTCATCGCGTGGTTGAGTGCGTGCCAGAACGCCTCGCCCACTGGGTAGCCCTCGGCCAGCCAGATGACGAGGAACAGCGCGAGGATGGAGAGCAGCGTGTAGCCGACGAATATCTTCCAGACGGTCCTGACCGTGGAGACGACACTCGGATGGATTTTCTCCTCGCGCGCCTCGGAGCGGTACAGCGCGTAGCTCCCGCTCCCGGGGCGCGAGAGGATGGAGACGGTGAGGACGATGACGCCGACCCCACCGACGTACTGGATGAGCGAGCGCCACCACTGGACCGAGTGCGGCAGCGACGGCTCGTGGATGGCCATCGTCAGCCCGCTCCCCGTCCAGCCGCTCATCGACTCGAACATGGCGTGCAGCGGGTTCCGGAAGTAGCCGAGACTGGACTTCGTCGCGAGCCCGCCCGCCGTGACCACCGACCAGTCGCTCGTGTCGGTCGCGGCCGGGACGTAGCCGTTCATGACGGTCTCGGGAGTGACCCAGGCGACGAGGAAGAACGCGAGCGCGCCGAAGACGGCCGTCGCGAACCAGCCGCCCGCGGCGATGACCATCCCGTGTTTCATCATCGGATCGGGGGCGTCCGTGAAGACGCGACGGCTCAGGCCCCCGAGGAGGGCGGTGACGCCCGCGGCGGTCAGGAAGCCGAGCGCCGGGTAGAGCTCACCGAAGACCAGGGCGACGAGGACGGTGAATCCCATCAGCCCGGCCTGCATGAGGAGGAGCGTGCCCACGTCCCGGAGGATGATCGCGAGGTCAGCCGGGACGCCGGCGACGGTGCGAGTGCGAGCCATCTATTCGAGGTCGTGGTCCTCGTAGTGCCCGAAGATGTCGGTCACGTCCGGGGTCGCGCCGTGCTGGGCGTACACCGTGAGGAGGTCTCCGGGCTGCACGACGGTGTCGCCCCGCGGGGTGAGGGGGTCGCCGTTGCCGTTCCGCTCGATGGCGACGATGAGGATGCCGTGGTCCAGCACGCCCTCCCGGTTCGCCTCCTCGAGCGTGTAACCGGCGATGGGTGCCTGCTCGTCGACGGTTATCTCGAACACCTCTGCGGTGTCGCCGACCTTCATGTAGTCCTTGATAGAGGGGCGCTTGACCGCCCGGTAGAGGTATTCGGAGATGAGACGCTGGGGGTTCTCCATCGTCGTGACGCCGACGCGCTCGAAGAGGTTCATGTGTTCGGGGTTGTGGACCACGCTGACGACCGCCGGCACCTCGCGCTCCTTGGCGAGCAGCGAGACCATGATGTTCGTCGCGTCCTGGTCGGTCGTCGAGATGATGGCGTCGGCGCGCTCGATGCCGGCTTCCTCGAGCGTCTCCGCCACCGTCGCGTCCGCGTTGATGACCAGACAGTCGAACTGCCGCGCGGCGGCATCCGCCTTCGACTCGTCTTGCTCGATGACCACGACCTCGTTCTCGTCACGGGTCGCGATCTCGATGAGGGGCGTCCCGATGTTGCCCGCACCGACGATGATGATATACATTAGGCGCGGGTTCAGGACCCGCCGTCGAAAAGGTACCGTTCTCGCTTATTCGGGGGTCTCGTAGTCGCCGCCGTACTTGAGGAAGACGAAGGCGAGCGAGAGCACCGACAGCATCGCGCCGAGGGTCGCCACGCCGATGGCCTTCGCCGAGTCGGGGAGCGCCGGCCCGCCGCCGCCACCGCCGCTGGACGGTGCCTGGCCGCTGTCGTTCACGACGATCTCACCCTTCATGCCGAGGCCAGCGTGGGGGTCACACTGGTACTCGTAGGTGCCCTTGGTGTCGAACGTCGAGGTGAACGAGAACCCGGTGTTCTCGATGGGCTTGTGGCCCTCCCAGGACGCGCCCTCGGGGACGCTGGTGGGGTTGACGTTGTGGTTGTCGGACTCCCAGACGAACTCGACGGTGCCACCCGCGGCAACGTAGAGTGGGTCCTCGGTCCCCGGGGTGTAGACGTAGTTTCCGCCCGGACCGACCTTCACCGTCTTGGTCTCCTGTGCACTGGCCGTGTCAGCCGTAGCTGCGACGGCTGCTGCCCCTGCGGCGCCCGTCAGAAACTGCCGGCGAGAGATGGGCGCGTCCTCTGTGTCGCGGCTCATACTGACCGCTTTGGAGTCGGTTGTAGTGAAATCTTCGATACGGCTCACAGCGTGTAGTCGTGTTCACCGTCTTCAGTTTCGAGGAACGCTGCGGTCAGGTCGATACACGCGGCGATGTCGTCGGCGTGGGCGACCTCTGTCGGCGTGTGGAGGTACCGGGTGGGAATCGAGACGGCCCCGACCGGGAGCGCGCCGTGAGAGTACTGCAGGCCACCAGTGTCGGTCCCGCCCGAGGGGAGAACCTCGAACTGGTGGTCGATGTCCTCGTCTTCGGCGACCGCGCGGAGCCGGCGGTGGACCTTCGGGTTCGTGATGACCGAGGAGTCCTTCAGCTTGATGCCAGCACCGTCGCCGAGCCGGGTGATGTGGTCCCACTTCTCGAAGCCGGTGATGTCGTTGGCGACGGTGGTGTCGAGCGCGATGGCGAGGTCCGGGTCCACGTCGACGCCGAGTGCCTCCGCACCGCGGAGGCCGACCTCTTCCTGGACCGTCGCGGCGAAATGGACGGTCACGTCGGGGTCCTCGATGCGCCGCGCGAGTTCGAGCATGATGAACACCGAGACGCGATTGTCGATTGATTTCCCGGAGATGCAGTCGCCGAGGACTTCGGTGTCCTGTGACATCGTCACGAGGTCACCGACCGAGACCAGTTCGTCCACCTCGTCGGCCGGGAGCCCGAGGTCGACCGTCACGTCGTGGACCGTGCGCTCCTCGTCGTCGTCCTCGCCGCCGGTGTGGGGCGGGACCGAGCCGATGACGCCCGGGAGGTCGCCGTCCTCGGTGCGAATGTTGACCCGCTCGGCACGGAGAATCTGGGGGTCCCAGCCACCGAGCGCGTCGATGGTGACGAAGCCGTTCTCGTCGACGTGTCTGACCATGAAGCCGATCTCGTCCATGTGGGCCGCGACGAGGACGCTGTAATCGCTGTCGCCCTCGATGGTGCCGACGAGGTTGCCCATCCCGTCGCTCTCGATGGCGTCTACCTCCGGGTCGAGCTCGCGACGGACGATGTCGCGAACGGCGTCTTCGTACCCGGGCGCTCCGTGGGTCTCCATGAGTTCGACGAGGAGCTCGTAATCGAAGTCGAAAGAGGTCATGCCAGAGACTGCCGTACCGCACACGTAAAAACTGGCCGAATCCGGCCGATACACCGGCTCTCCCGCCTGCGTTTCCGTTACTGGATATTTCCAATCGCGGCTGGATGTCAGGGCAGCCGGTCCGTCGACAGCCGCCGCCGGAGGTACCCGGAGAGCGCGTGGCGCTTGATGAGCGCGAAGCCGGCGAAGATGATGGTGAACCCGAACAGGGTCGTGCTGTCGACGAGGTCGCCGAAGAGGAGCCAGGTCGCGACGGTCGCGACGACGGGTTCGAGGTAGCCGACGAGGTTGATCTCGGTCGGCCCGAGGCGGTCGAGCAGTTCGAAGTAGAGCAGGAACGCGACGACACCCGAGACCAGCGTGAGGTAGGTGAGCGACACCACGGCGGGGCCGGTCCATTCGATGGCCGCGAAGGACTCGCCCCGCCCGAAGCTCACGACGTGGAGTAGCCCCGCACCGAGCAGCATCGACCAGCCCTCCATGGTCTGGACGGGGAGCCCGGAGTCCAGCGGACGCGTCAGGACCGTCCCGAGGGCGAAGCTCGTCCCCGCGATGAACACGAGGAGCACGCCGATGAGGCTGGTCGACAGTGCGGTTCCCGGCTCGGGCTGGACGACGACCACGACGCCGGCGATGCCACAGAGGAACCCGATGGCCCCGAGGGGCTGGAGCGGGTCGTCGACCTTGAGGACGCTGCCGAAGCCCGCGGTCAGGATGGGCGAGAGGCTGATGACGACCGCGGCGACCGCGCCCGAGATGTGCTGTTCTCCGATGTAGAGGAGTGCGTGGTAGGCGGCGAAGACGAAGACCGCGGTCACCGCGGTCTGGAGCCACTCGTCACGCTCGCGGGGCCGCCAGCGGTCGGTCGAGTAGAGGGCGTAGCCGAGGACGATGAGTCCGGCCACGTCGTACCGCAATGCGGCGAAGAGGATGGGTGGGAAGTGATGGAGACCGACCTCGATGGCGACGAAGGAGGTGCCCCAGAGCGTTGCCAGAATGAGGAACATTCCGCTCGTATCTGAAAGTCGTCTCCAAAGGTTCGCGTGAAACATGTTCGTATCTGCAACTACGGTAGATTGTCGATATTAAAGACTTCCGCAACAGGAACAGAATAATTGGTTTGAATAGCGAGAAGATTGAGAACAGTAGAATAGAACTACAATATTTCGTTTGAATATCGAAATAGAATCGATTTCTTTTGTGCCGAATGTTCATTACGGTGGCGCGAGACCCCTCTCACAATGGACGAACGCGACGTGCGCTTGCTCAAAGCGATCGCCGAACTGGGGACGGGGAGTCCCGAGCGACTTCACGAGGAGACGGGCATCCCGGTGTCGACCATCCACTACCGGCTGAACAACCTCAAGGAGGCCGGCGTGGTCGAGAACGAACTCTACGACATCGACAAGGAGGCGTTCGGCCTGAGTGTCACCATCATCATCGAGGTGCTGGCCGACTACAGCGGCCCCCACGAGGTGGTGTCGGACCAGCTGCGCGAGATAGAGGGCGTCACACAGGTGTTCTCGACGATGGGGGAGACCGACTTCATCGCCATCGCACGCTTGCGCGACAGCGACATGGTCGGCCGCATCATCCGCGACTTCGAGGAGGTGCCCGAGGTCCAGCGGACGAACTCGACCTACGTCATCGACACGCTGTGGGAGGACTCGCGCGGGCTGCAGAGCTACAGTCTCGAGACCCTGCTCGAGGAGTTCACCGAGGACTGAACCGGTCCGGCGGGGAACGTTTTTCCGGCCCCACGACGGACCCGACGTATGGACGACGAGGTCGAACGCGAGCTGCGCGCCCAGCTGACGGCCGCGCTGGAACCGGCCACGTATCCCGTCGCGGATCCCTTCGACCTCGTCCCGGCGATTCCCGGCGGCCCACAGACGCGATTCGAGGTCGGCGACGAGCGCTACACCGCGATGGAGCTCGCGGTCCGGCTCGGCGGCTACCACGCTTTTCCGTACGAGTCCGTCGACGAACTCGTCGACGACGTGATTGCAGCGATGCGAGAAGAAGGCCTGTTGTAGTCGACCGGATCAGTGGTCGACGCGCGGTTCGTCGACCATCTCCCGGCGCTGGCGGCGAAGGTGGTCGGGCATCTCCGCGTACGCGTGCTCGAACATCTCCTCGGGCTCGTAGCCCGTGTGTTCCTCGGCGGCCTTCACGGCGGCGGCGACCTCCTCCTTGGCCCACTGGGTGACGGCCGCCTCGTCCTCCTCGGACCAGCCGAACTCCTCTTCGAGGTAGGTCCGCGAGCGGTCGAGGGGGTCCTCCTGCAGCCAGTCCGCGGCGTCGTCCTCGTCGCGGTACTTCGAGGGGTCGTCGGTCGTGGTGTGGGCACCGCGGCGGTAGGTGACCGCCTCGATGAGCGTCGGACCGCCGCCGTTTCTGGCCTTCTCCAGCGCATCGGAGACGACCTCGTGGACGGCGAACACGTCGTTCCCGTCGACGCGGACGCCCTCGAAGCCGTACGCCTGTGCCTTCTGGGCGATGGTCGCGCTGGCGGTCTGGCGCTCGCGCGGGACCGAGATGGCGTAGCCGTTGTTCTGGCAGAAGAACACCGTCGGCGCGTTGAACACGCCGGCGAAGTTCAGGCCTTCGTGGAAGTCGCCTTCCGAGGTCGCGCCGTCACCGAAGGAGACCAGGGACGCGACGTCGTCGCCCTTGAGCTGGGCGGCCATCCCGATGCCCGCGGCGTGGGGCAACTGGGTCGCGATGGGGATAGTGATGGGGAACGTGGTGAGCCCCTCCGGGTCCTCGCGGTCGATGTACTGCCCGTCGCCGAGCAGGTGGAGCAGGACCTCACGGAGGCCGATGCCGCGCTGGACGTACATCCCGTGGTCGCGATACGTGGGGAACAGGTAGTCACGGTCGGCGAGGGCCGCGGCCGCACCGATCTGGGCAGCCTCCTGGCCCCGCATGGGGGCGTAGGTACCGATGCGCCCCTGCCGGTGGAGGCTGATCGCTTTCTCGTCGAATGTCCGGGCGAGTACCATTGTCTCGTAGAGGGACTTCGCCTCTTGTTCCGAGAGCTGACGGTCACCGACGGCTGAGCCGCCCGGAGACATAACACGAACGAGATTTTGGGCCTCACTTGACATTAGAACCACCTGAGGGTCTATCGGATGATTGGGCCAATAGGTAATAAAACATCGCCTCAAACCGGAATCGGTGTGAAATAATCGGCAGGGTACTTATACTCTGGAGCAGAGTGTCGATAACCACCCACGGAATCCCGCTTTCAAATGAAAAATCGTTAGCCATGTGCCGGAGTCGCAATCCTTACGCGTCACGGGGCCACACGGCAGACCATGTCTACCTGGATTGGTCGTACGTTCATCAGTGACACGGGATGGGACCACCTCGAAGCCCTCGTCGACATCGGGGACCGAATGGCAGGCTCTACAGGGGAGCGAGCCGCCGCCGAGGTAACGCGTGACGCACTCGCGGAGGCTGGCGCGCGCGACGCGCGCCTCGACGAGTTCGACATCCAGGGGTGGGAACGTGGCAGCAGTGCTATCGAAGCCGACACCGAGACGTTCTCGCTCCAGCACGAGTGCATCGCCCTCCCCCGCAGTCCCTCCGAGACGGCGACCGGTGACCTCCTCGACCTCGGCTACGGCCTGCCGGGCGACTTCGAGGCCGCCGACTGCGAGGGGAAGGTCGTGATGGTCCGCTCCGACATCCCCGACCACTACGACCGGTACCTCCACCGCCGCGAAAAGTACTATCACGCGGTCGAGGCGGGGGCGGCCGCGTTCGTCTACCGCAACCACGTCGAGGGCTGCCTACCGCCGACCGGCTCGGTCGGGACCCAGGCCGACCCCATCGGTGAGGTCCCAGCAGTGGGCGTCTCCGCGGAGACCGGCGCGCAGCTCGCCCGGAAGTACGACGGCGAGGAGGTGTCCGTCTCGGTCGAGGCGACCATCGAGGACGCGACCAGCCAGAACGTCCACGCCAAACTCGGCCCGGACACTGACGAGGAAGTCCTCGTCACGAGTCACGTCGACGCCCACGACATCTCCACGGGTGCGATGGACAACGGAGCGGGAACCGCCATGGTCGTCGAACTCGCGCGACTGCTCGCCGACCGCGAGGACGAACTCGACACCCGCGTGCGATTCGTCTGTTTCGGCGCGGAAGAGGTCGGCCTCGTCGGGTCCGAGTACGAAGCCGACCGCGCCGACTTCGCGGACATCAAAGCCATCCTCAACAACGACGGCGTCGTCCAGGCGCGCGACCTCGGGTTCTACACCCACGGGTTCCCGGAACTCGAGGAGGCGCTCGACACGGTCGGCGACCGACTCGACCACCCCCTCAAGGCGGTCCCGAAGCAGGGCCCACACAGCGACCACTGGCCGTTCACGCAGTGGGGGGTTCCGGGGTACCACGCCTACGGCGAGACCAGCGGCACGGGCCGCGGCTGGGGGCACACGCACGCGGACACGCTCGATAAACTGGAGAAGCGCGACCTGCGCGAACAGGCAATCCTGCTCGGCGACCTCGCGGTCCACCTCGCCAGCGACGAGTTCGAGGTCGCCCACCGCGACCCCGAGGACATCGCGGCCGACCTCGAAGCCGAAGACCTCGCCGAAGGGATGCGCATCACCGGTGACTGGCCCTACGACGAGCAGGAGTAGGCCACCTCTCGTGGCGACGGAGTGGAGCCTTTTTTGTCGGCGGGGACGCGAGTACGACACATGGACAGCGTGGCGGGCGACGAGGAGCAGTCGCCGGTGGTCGGAGTCGCGGGCGAGTCGGACACAGAGCGCGTCGCCGCGGTGGAAGCGGCCGTCGCCGACACCGGCGCGACCGTCCTCCGTGAGGACCCGGCGACCCTCGCCGAAGCGTCGCCGACGTTCGTCGTCGCGGTCGGCGAGGCCGCAGTACTCGACCTCGTCCGCGGTGGCGTCGACGTTCCAGTCCTGCCAATCGATGCCGGTGCCGGCCTCAGGTCGGTCCCTGGAAAGGCGTACGACGAGGCGATAGCCGCCGCGGTCGCGGGCGAGACCACGACCGAATCGCGCCGGTGCTTCGACGTGTCGGTCGATGGCGACAGTACAGTTGCACTGTTCGACGTCATGCTCGTGACCGCCGAACCCGCCCGCATCTCCGAGTACGCCGTCCGCTCCGGGGGCCACCTCGTCTCGAAGTTCCGGGCCGACGGCGTCGTCGTCGCCACCCCGACCGGGAGCCACGGCTACGCGAAGGCCGCGGGCGGGCCCACGCTCGAGCCCGGCACGGGAACCGGTGTCGTCGTCCCGATATCGCCGTTCGCCATCCAGTCCGACCACTGGATCGTCGACGACGACGACCTCGTGCTCTCGGTCGAGCGCGACGAGGGGGCCGTGTTGCTCCGAATCGACGACCGTGCGTTCTGCGAGGTCGGCCCCGACGTGACCGTCTCGCTCTCTGCCGGCCCCAGTCTCACGGTGCTCTGCACCCCTGCGAGTGCCGGTCGGTGGTAGGGCGCTTTGGAAAAACTCTAATGGAACGGGGACAGAGTGACGACCATGGACCCAGATACGATGTTCGGACCCCTCGACCAGGTACTCGCCCAGGAGGTCGTCGGCGGGGTCCTGGCCATCGAGTACCTGTTGCTGGTGCTCGTCGTGCTCAACATGGGCACGCGCTTCCTCGCGTATCGGCGCGACGTGAAGCAGGCTGCTCAGGAGGACACTGAATCGCTCTCGCGCTGGATGCCCCACGAGGTCATGAACGTCGTGCTCATCATCGCGACGTTCTACTACACGACCATCGAACCACACGGCGGCGTCGTGCTCTCGATGCTCGTCGTCGGCATGTTCCTCGCCGACTTCTTCGAGTTCGAGGTCCGCGAAGTCGACGTCCGCAAGGACGCCAAGCCGCGCGCCCCGAAGGGCGCACTCGGCGCGTCCGCGTTCGTCCTCGCCTACGCTGGCTACCAGTCCCTGTTCTTCCTCGTGAAGGGCGTCTGGACGGCCATCATCTGAACCGGCGCTTCCAGCAGCATCTTCCTTCTGTCCGTCACCCCGAACAGCCACCGGTAGGGCCGAAACCGGGTGACGTCGACCACATCTGGGGGACGGATCACATCCGGTGGGACGGGAGTCACGGTTCGGACACACCCGTTCGACCCCGCCCATCTCAACCTCGGGCTCGTAGCCCGTCGGCTCCAGGCGACACACTGAGTCCGAGTGACCCCCGCCGTGTCGGAGTCGGCCGCTCGACCTGCTCCGACACTCGGCCCCGTCAGCTCCCTCGTAGCAGGGCCGCGATTGTCGGTCGTCGGATGGCTGCATTTGTCTACTGTCTGTGCGCCGCTATCGGTGCCACACTTTCGTACGTGCTCTCGCACTATCCGTACAGTCCCGTCGCTGGCGAGGAGCGACAGAGAGGAGAGAAGGACGTCGACCGCGACGTTAGTCTGCCAGTTCCGCGCGCAGTCCCTTCGCGGCCGGGAGGACGACCCAGAAGGTCAACATCCCGAGGACGGCGAACCAGAACAGGCCGTTCTTGACCATGATACCGAGAGCGTCGTACGCGCCGGGGTTCTCCGGTCCCGCGCCCGTCAGCTGTGCGCCCTCGAAGCTCGGCGTGTTGTACCATCCGGCGAGCACCATCCAGATGAGGCCAGCGCCAGTGCCGATGGCGAGGCCCTTGCCAAATTCGTCAGCCATTGTCTGAATCTTCGGAGGAGTCGTCTTTAGACTTTCCCATTCCCGCGGTCCGGAACCGTGTCGAGAAGGCGTACACTGCTGCGCCGAAGACGATGAGTCCCAGGCCGACCAGCGCGAGCACGACGTTCACCTCCGAGAGCTCGGCTGTCGCGCGGTTGGTCGCCGAATCGAGCAGGATGAACCCCGCGATGACGCCGGCCATCGCGAGCAGCGTGGCGACCACGGTCACCGTCTTGTACACTCGCAGTGGCACCTCGACCTCGCGACCGCGTGGGCCAGCCGAGTCTGGCGACTGTGTTTCGTCTGTATCGTCCATGAGAGGAGAGAACGGGCGGAGTTACTTCGGCGGGCGCAGGCGGTAGTAGCGCCGGTTGAGGCTGTACATGTACCCTTCCTGCATCGACTTGAACACCGCGTACGCGATGAGGCCCGCGATGGGCGGGATGAGGAACGTCAGGTCGAACAGCAGGTGGGAGTCCATCGGGAGCAGGTTCTTGACCGACAGCGCGGAGATGGTGAACGCGAACACCACGCCCATCACACCGACTGCCGCCCAGAACGGCTGCTCGACGGGCCGCCGTGCGCTCCCCTTGTTCAGGAAGGGCACGATGGAGATGAACCCGACGACCACGACGTTCGCGAGAACACCGTAGGTACGGTCGGACACCAGCTTGTCGCCGCCGAGGATGCTCAGCTCGGGGTTGAGCGGGCCGAGCTTCAACAGGCCGAACGACCAGTAGAGATACCAGTCGGGCAGGATGATCGCCGGCGTCGTCGATGGGTCCGCCGGCGGA from Haloarchaeobius sp. HME9146 harbors:
- a CDS encoding PF20097 family protein — its product is MPPSQCPDCSTELVDGTVGTGTKELVVKPDTEDGGLLGLGGWQTTTAKCCPECGRVLLYADD
- a CDS encoding TrkH family potassium uptake protein; this translates as MARTRTVAGVPADLAIILRDVGTLLLMQAGLMGFTVLVALVFGELYPALGFLTAAGVTALLGGLSRRVFTDAPDPMMKHGMVIAAGGWFATAVFGALAFFLVAWVTPETVMNGYVPAATDTSDWSVVTAGGLATKSSLGYFRNPLHAMFESMSGWTGSGLTMAIHEPSLPHSVQWWRSLIQYVGGVGVIVLTVSILSRPGSGSYALYRSEAREEKIHPSVVSTVRTVWKIFVGYTLLSILALFLVIWLAEGYPVGEAFWHALNHAMTALSTGGFSVTDNSMETYNSPLIESVLLPVMTLGAIAFPIHYAILSDGRWRELVEDLQTRWLFLLLGGGIVVLAAQNLFVGLASAGYGATVPSPLPTLSTAQFDAIRDATFQWVSALSCTGFQSSPIGRWSDGGKLLISGAMTMGGAAGSTVGGIKIIRGYTVSKGIQWQFSRVFLPANAVVNVDIGDRTLGREEMDREFSEAAIVSMLWLILLLATSLVLVNVAGPGFSYADALFEVASAQGNVGLSTGITGPDMPVVAETMFLLNMWVGRLEIIPVLVFFRSALKGLNP
- a CDS encoding M42 family metallopeptidase, with translation MTSFDFDYELLVELMETHGAPGYEDAVRDIVRRELDPEVDAIESDGMGNLVGTIEGDSDYSVLVAAHMDEIGFMVRHVDENGFVTIDALGGWDPQILRAERVNIRTEDGDLPGVIGSVPPHTGGEDDDEERTVHDVTVDLGLPADEVDELVSVGDLVTMSQDTEVLGDCISGKSIDNRVSVFIMLELARRIEDPDVTVHFAATVQEEVGLRGAEALGVDVDPDLAIALDTTVANDITGFEKWDHITRLGDGAGIKLKDSSVITNPKVHRRLRAVAEDEDIDHQFEVLPSGGTDTGGLQYSHGALPVGAVSIPTRYLHTPTEVAHADDIAACIDLTAAFLETEDGEHDYTL
- a CDS encoding M28 family peptidase → MSTWIGRTFISDTGWDHLEALVDIGDRMAGSTGERAAAEVTRDALAEAGARDARLDEFDIQGWERGSSAIEADTETFSLQHECIALPRSPSETATGDLLDLGYGLPGDFEAADCEGKVVMVRSDIPDHYDRYLHRREKYYHAVEAGAAAFVYRNHVEGCLPPTGSVGTQADPIGEVPAVGVSAETGAQLARKYDGEEVSVSVEATIEDATSQNVHAKLGPDTDEEVLVTSHVDAHDISTGAMDNGAGTAMVVELARLLADREDELDTRVRFVCFGAEEVGLVGSEYEADRADFADIKAILNNDGVVQARDLGFYTHGFPELEEALDTVGDRLDHPLKAVPKQGPHSDHWPFTQWGVPGYHAYGETSGTGRGWGHTHADTLDKLEKRDLREQAILLGDLAVHLASDEFEVAHRDPEDIAADLEAEDLAEGMRITGDWPYDEQE
- a CDS encoding plastocyanin/azurin family copper-binding protein, which produces MSRDTEDAPISRRQFLTGAAGAAAVAATADTASAQETKTVKVGPGGNYVYTPGTEDPLYVAAGGTVEFVWESDNHNVNPTSVPEGASWEGHKPIENTGFSFTSTFDTKGTYEYQCDPHAGLGMKGEIVVNDSGQAPSSGGGGGGPALPDSAKAIGVATLGAMLSVLSLAFVFLKYGGDYETPE
- a CDS encoding ATP-NAD kinase, with translation MDSVAGDEEQSPVVGVAGESDTERVAAVEAAVADTGATVLREDPATLAEASPTFVVAVGEAAVLDLVRGGVDVPVLPIDAGAGLRSVPGKAYDEAIAAAVAGETTTESRRCFDVSVDGDSTVALFDVMLVTAEPARISEYAVRSGGHLVSKFRADGVVVATPTGSHGYAKAAGGPTLEPGTGTGVVVPISPFAIQSDHWIVDDDDLVLSVERDEGAVLLRIDDRAFCEVGPDVTVSLSAGPSLTVLCTPASAGRW
- a CDS encoding DMT family transporter; this encodes MFLILATLWGTSFVAIEVGLHHFPPILFAALRYDVAGLIVLGYALYSTDRWRPRERDEWLQTAVTAVFVFAAYHALLYIGEQHISGAVAAVVISLSPILTAGFGSVLKVDDPLQPLGAIGFLCGIAGVVVVVQPEPGTALSTSLIGVLLVFIAGTSFALGTVLTRPLDSGLPVQTMEGWSMLLGAGLLHVVSFGRGESFAAIEWTGPAVVSLTYLTLVSGVVAFLLYFELLDRLGPTEINLVGYLEPVVATVATWLLFGDLVDSTTLFGFTIIFAGFALIKRHALSGYLRRRLSTDRLP
- the pdhA gene encoding pyruvate dehydrogenase (acetyl-transferring) E1 component subunit alpha, which gives rise to MSPGGSAVGDRQLSEQEAKSLYETMVLARTFDEKAISLHRQGRIGTYAPMRGQEAAQIGAAAALADRDYLFPTYRDHGMYVQRGIGLREVLLHLLGDGQYIDREDPEGLTTFPITIPIATQLPHAAGIGMAAQLKGDDVASLVSFGDGATSEGDFHEGLNFAGVFNAPTVFFCQNNGYAISVPRERQTASATIAQKAQAYGFEGVRVDGNDVFAVHEVVSDALEKARNGGGPTLIEAVTYRRGAHTTTDDPSKYRDEDDAADWLQEDPLDRSRTYLEEEFGWSEEDEAAVTQWAKEEVAAAVKAAEEHTGYEPEEMFEHAYAEMPDHLRRQRREMVDEPRVDH
- a CDS encoding TrkA family potassium uptake protein, yielding MYIIIVGAGNIGTPLIEIATRDENEVVVIEQDESKADAAARQFDCLVINADATVAETLEEAGIERADAIISTTDQDATNIMVSLLAKEREVPAVVSVVHNPEHMNLFERVGVTTMENPQRLISEYLYRAVKRPSIKDYMKVGDTAEVFEITVDEQAPIAGYTLEEANREGVLDHGILIVAIERNGNGDPLTPRGDTVVQPGDLLTVYAQHGATPDVTDIFGHYEDHDLE
- a CDS encoding cytochrome bc complex cytochrome b subunit; the protein is MSDDNQPMTDGSGTGIVAPDDEVPTWRERKERTQGLSRLTYEYFERARREDQDLRMESDYVERDVLAFPTWPHEMIRNLALTSFFVGMIIFLSATLPPHIGPPADPSTTPAIILPDWYLYWSFGLLKLGPLNPELSILGGDKLVSDRTYGVLANVVVVGFISIVPFLNKGSARRPVEQPFWAAVGVMGVVFAFTISALSVKNLLPMDSHLLFDLTFLIPPIAGLIAYAVFKSMQEGYMYSLNRRYYRLRPPK
- a CDS encoding MTH865 family protein, coding for MDDEVERELRAQLTAALEPATYPVADPFDLVPAIPGGPQTRFEVGDERYTAMELAVRLGGYHAFPYESVDELVDDVIAAMREEGLL
- a CDS encoding Lrp/AsnC family transcriptional regulator; its protein translation is MDERDVRLLKAIAELGTGSPERLHEETGIPVSTIHYRLNNLKEAGVVENELYDIDKEAFGLSVTIIIEVLADYSGPHEVVSDQLREIEGVTQVFSTMGETDFIAIARLRDSDMVGRIIRDFEEVPEVQRTNSTYVIDTLWEDSRGLQSYSLETLLEEFTED